A region of the Palaemon carinicauda isolate YSFRI2023 unplaced genomic scaffold, ASM3689809v2 scaffold35, whole genome shotgun sequence genome:
CGAAGCTGTTTCAGAATGACGTTAAGATTGTTCACAGTTTTACCAGACTGAACTGTGATCAATCTCTTTTCAGACCACATGTCTTTCAATGTAAAAAGAGAAGGAGAGTTGAACAAGTACTGATTACAgtctaaaattatcatatatatatatatatatatatatatatatatatatatatatatatatatatatatatatatatatatatatatatatatatatatattacatatatatatatatatatatatatatatatatatatacatatatatatatatatatatatatatatatatatatatatatatatatatatatatatatatatatatatatatatatatatatatataattaatcagtctctctctctctctctctctctctctctctctctctctctctctctctctctctctctctctctctctctcttacaggtcGTCATTGAAAAGCTCTCCCTCAGCCATGTTCCAGAGAACATTGATCCTGGCGGCAATTTCAGCTGCCTTTGCACCAGGGATTACGGCTTCAAGTAAGTAAACAAAGAGGTTGAAAGAGCTTTGTGAAATTGTGTTGTGTCTGAGTTCTCATTTTTGAAGTTGTTTACAGTTGCTTTCTTTACTCATTTAGTTCATGTTTAATATTCCTTTCCTTTCAGTTACACCGTGTCATTCCTTTAGTTATGAAGTACAAAGGGTGCTTAGTCCAGATAATCCACACACGTTCCCCATTGTCAAAAATTTCAATTATATTCGTGACAGCATCAGGTTAGTTATGAATAACAAATGAAGACGTGAATTTCGTTTTCGGTAACTGTTAAGagaaaaaatacattataataATTTTGCAACATTTTATTACGATGTCAGCATTGTCATTTGTTCTAAGctgaagctgattttttttttctttcagttacaCCTTTCACCTCCCCAACCTGATATTTAGAGGCGCTTTCGACGTTCACTGCCAGAGCGTCTTTGACAAGGATTTTAAGTACCACGGGGTAAGGAAGCATTTTAAAATCTTCGTACTTTGTTACCTAATTATGTGATTTTCTGAAGACaactaaacaaaacaattaattgtttGTGGCTCGTTTGATTTTGTATATCGTTTCTTTAACAAGAAGAAATGATTCATTTGTCTTCTTCCTAATTCTCATCTACTTCTAATTAATTAATACCACACAAATTCTCTGTCTCTACGAATAATTCCTGATCTTTATAGGCAATAATGAACTTCAAAGGACCCCATTTGGGAATCCATACCAATGATGCCTTAATATACAATAATCAACCAGGTTTTTTCCATCCACTAAAAACCAGCTTTACGTGAGTATTTCCAAAACTGACTTTACCCGTATATTACCTGTCCCTCCTGTAGCATTGTTAAACAAAAATTCTTGTCGAATTTGAACTTTAAGAGATGAGAGATTAGTCAATTGCCGTTAACAATGCTTTTTTTTCTACTGTCAGTTCGCAGCTGTTTAACTATACTCTGGAGTTTAGGTTCGAAATTGACAGTTACACGTCGCATCCCTTAAATATCTGCCTCACCAGAGATTCTCTCCAAACGACCTTCTCTGCTGATGGAATCATGGTAAGTGCTCCCTTTTCTCTTCCTCCATTAAGTCACTTATACTTGGGTGTTTATAAGAACGATATACAATGGAGAAAATATTgatctaaataaaaaaagaattatgagtGATTGGACAGTCTCGTGAAATTGGTGTTATGAATGTGATTTCCACCATGTCTATTTGTATCTTTCCTCTTAGACCGACGTTGGAATCAGTCTAGACGTGAGTAATGAGCTGGATGATCATCCAGATGCAGTGGTGGAGGCTATAAATAATTACCTTCCTCTCTTTGCGAGCAACCTTACCACAATACTCAACGAGAGACTTTGCCAAGACCAAGGAATTCCTGCCCCAACGACTGTGATTCCTACCACTACACATGAAGGGTCACAACCACTTACAATTAGACTCTCCCCTTCTAGTTCAACGTCACCTGCGAGGCCAACCAAGCCAAGGTCAACATCTTCACCCCAACATGGATTTTCTACACCTACAACTAGACGCCCCCCTTCTAGTTCAACGTCACCTGCGAGGCCAACCAAGCCAAGGTCAACATCTTCACCCCAACATAGATTTTCTACACCTACAACTAGACGCCCCCCTTCTAGTTCAACGTCACCTGCGAGGCCAACCAAGCCAAAATCAACATCTTCACAACCAACATAGATTTTCTACACCTACAACTAGACGCCCCCCTTCTAGTTCAACGTCACCTGCGAGGCCAACCAAGCCAAAATCAACATCTTCACAACCAACATAGATTTTCTACACCTACAACTAGACGCCCCCCTTCTAGTTCAACGTCACCTGCGAGGCCAACCAAGCCAAAATCAACATCTTCACAACCAACATAGATTTTCTACACCTACAACTAGACGCCCCCCTTCTAGTTCAACGTCACCTGCGAGGCCAACCAAGCCAAAATCAACATCTTCACAACCAACATAGATTTTCTACACCTACAACTAGACGCCCCCCTTCTAGTTCAACGTCACCTGCGAGGCCAACCAAGCCAAAATCAACATCTTCACAACCAACATAGATTTTCTACACCTACAACTAGACGCCCCCCTTCTAGTTCAACGTCACCTGCGAGGCCAACCAAGCCAAAATCAACATCTTCACAACCAACATAGATTTTCTACACCTACAACTAGACGCCCCCCTTCTAGTTCAACGTCACCTGCGAGGCCAACCAAGCCAAAATCAACATCTTCACAACCAACACCGCCAACATAGATTTTCTAGAATCTTCTAGAAGTggctgaagaagaagaagcccCTCTTACATGTACCGTAGTTCCatgaagaagaaagaggaattATACTCTTGATACTAACATTCAGATAGGTTCAAATCATTAACAATtgttaatcatattttctttttctgtgatttttttagATTGAATTTTGAAAGCTTATTATTATGCAATAACCATTTGCTTTATATCTGCTTATATAGAAAGTATAAAACCTTTGTTTTTTAAATACCcaaacatttttaaaacaaaaataatgaaatgtttaaAAGCAGTTATTTGTCATATCAATGTTATCAAATAAAATGATTGGTTCATTTAGGTCTTCTTATCCTTATGATTTTTGATAATGAGGGAAATTTAAACTATAATTGTACAACAtatcattttatataaatctattcatGAATACAGTGTTGGataaatatctttattgatatatatatatatatatatatatatatatatatatatatatatatatatatatatatatacatatatatatatatatatatatatatatatatatgtatatatatattaatgattatttctGTGTGGATCTGTTATTCTTAGACTTATTTTATCTAGGGTAAGAACTTTACCCTTGAGAATTACAATAAAAATGATGgaggatttgaatagaaaaagcagaaatgtaggactaagaaTTGATACGAGtaacactaagataatgttcaatgaaaaggcagagagacagcAAGGataaacttcctctctctctctctctctctctctctctctctctctctctctctctctctctctctctctctctctctctctctctctctctctctaaagaaaaagtatttaatcaaatggtcgtaccagtattaccttatgcatcagaaacttagtcttactaaagccttaaaacataaaaagttaatgataactcaaagagctgtggcAAAAATAATgaatggaacacacacacacacatacatacatatatatatatatatatatatatatatatatatatatatatatatatatatatatatatatatatatacagtatatatatatatatatatatatatatatatatatatatatatatatacaaacacatacacacatatatatacatatatatatatatatatatatatatatatatatatatatatatatatatatatatatatacactatatatacacacacacactatatatatatatatatatatatatatatatatatatatatatatatatatatatatatacaaacacatacacacacacatatatatatatatatatatatatatatatatatatatatatatatatatatatacacactatatatatacacacacacacactatatatatatatatatatatatatatatatatatatatatatatatatgtgtgtgtgtgtgtgtatagtgaataCTATActacctgtctctaaatgcccaaataaataatgtaataaaaaatgctggttatcatctaggaaatattacgtttataaaaaagtacctggacgaaaattctgtaaagaaacttgtgataaactgtgttattaccaggattgactactgcaactctatctattacaatttaccaaaagtgcaacttaagaaatttcaaaacataataaacagaggagcaagactgataaaaggtgtctcacctagagaaaggatcacccctatactaattgatttactctggctgccgattaaagcgagaattgaatttaaaatatgtacaataactcatcaggttatcagaaccggtcgtccaaaagacttaagagaatttctacatattatgcaaccaacaaatcatgtcgacacgagaatagttacagatggcttcaaactgctggaacctaaatttatgtctactttaggctccagagccttcaaatatgctgccccgagactgtataataagctcccacgaaacattcgaatgattgaagacattaaggctttcaagaaaaactgaagactttcttatttcaacagccatacaacagtgacgatttaacggtAAATGAACAATACCAGagatgaaacgttaaatactctgaacgaacaaggtaaaacgacagtggaggtcctgtagagagtggggttcccctgctgtatgggatcggaaaagcagccatcaaagtaaagtaatatatatgtgttagtgtgaatgtgtgtgtgtgtgtgtgtgtgtgtgtgtgtgtgtgtgtgtgtgtgtgtgtgtgtgtaatgaatagacAACAACGTCTCAGTGGCGTCCAGacatcgaagacagcttctcctcggacagatcgccctgcagatagttttcaggataacagcaaaaatacttttacttttcttcattcacTGTCTTACATAACATTATTTCATCAATACAAACAATACATAATTCAGCtgtataataataattgaaagatttatttcgatCAATTCAGTCACTGTTAAATCATGCGTGGTACATTAAAAGCTTCGCATGGAGACTAGGAAAGAAAGGACACCCACGGACCAGTTTCCCTCTACTGCACGCAGTAACCTTATTCAAgatcagagcgagagagagagagagagagagagagagagagagagagagagagagagagagagagagagagagagagagagagagagagagagacactactaGCAAACTTGACAGGACAAAAACATAGTATTCAAGCCGAGAAATTGGTTTTACAGAAGACTATACTATGTATTAAACACAAAGAAAACTAaagaggcaaaacaaaataaaagaaggaacattattattattattattattattattattattattattattattattattattattattattattattacctgctaagctacaaccctagttggaaaagcaggatgctataagctaaggggccccaatagggacaaatagcccagtgaggaaaggaaacaaggaaaaataaaatatcttaagaacagtaacattaacctaaatctttcatttataaactataaaaactttaacaaaacaagaagaagagaaagtagatagaatagtgtgcccgagtgtaccttcaagcaagagaactctaactcagctaataataataataataataataataataataataataataataataataataataataataataataataataataataataataataataataataaggagaaaacggctctgattttaaaagaaaatgattaCTTGTCtcctttgagaagaaaaagaggcaAAGAACTCCAAGACTTTATAGGAAACTTTCATCTCCTTCTTCAGTCTGCAAGATGTTAGCCAATAAAGGAACGTGCCAGGGAGGGAGGAGGGGGGTTGGGTCTCTCCTAGGGCAAGTCCTGGCGGAGCCCAGCTTAGCCGTGAGGCGAACTCGTTTATTCTTAAACAGGTTATAATGAAGAGGCAATGgttgttggagggggggggggggattgtcccATGATCCATGGAGAAGAAAACTTCTTCATCCAGTTTACTATCAGTAACTGCATTCGTAATGCACCAAAGTGTTTGTAAAtgctaattaatttttttctatttttttttttcaaagaagagcTAGAAGCCACCTGAACAGCAAGCCTTTTGATGGAAAGAATTAGAggtaaaacacatataataaggtaAACCTTTTCTGATGTCCTCTTTTATATCAAACCAGCCAATTGCCTTTGTACGAAGTCCAATACACACAAAGatctttcaattgctattttccACTTCCTATATGCCCAACATTCCCCTAATTAAGTCTATAGATTATACAATAAATTCTGGAACTATATCCATTGCTTATGCAATAAATCCTTAATTTATGTCCATGTATTCCACATACATTTCATACTTTCAAACGCCTCTGATCCTACATCCAAGAATATCCAGATAATAAGTCTGTTTtcacccattctttccacatgaccagacCACTTCAAAGTGCTCTGATTAAATCTTCCAGTTTCGCTGAACTTTTCACCCTTTTCTCGTGTGTTGGTCTCCACAGTTTTCTCTCTTTCAGTTCTTCGTATGTTCAATGATAAATACTTGAACCACAGTCTCTAATTTGTCCAAACTTAGCCTTTTCTTTTTTACCAGTCACTTTAAGTAACCTTTTTTACCATACACCATCCTAGCTGGTATGCTGATTAATGTCATATACacaaatctctcaccatcaccctATTTCTCTTTATGTGTCTGGATAATCTGTATTTCAGTATAAAAAACTCCAACAAACTTCAAATTTCTTGGACACAAATAGGTCTATCAGATAATACAAAGAAATTTAAtatgagaaatatataattttctaaaaaatcaATGTTGTTTTGTGTATGCAATGTTGCAAACTCTTGGTACAAGACTCTTATTCTTACTTTTAAGAAAAGTTTCTGTTGGTAACTTTTGCTAAATCTAGCTGAAGTACAGAagtgatatttcatatttattgataattttagtacataaaagttttcttttatctatttggtgttgatttatttattatatagattCTAATGTTATATGGGATCTTTTTCTAATGATTTAAAGGAAAGTAGATAATTCTGTCACTTTAAAATCTCAAAAGCAGCCGTATTTCATAAAGCTAATGGCTTAAATATTTAATGATAGATAGAATTaggatatgtttatattatattcaacaggttttatataatttcttagttTAAATCAGTTGAAAATCTGAATTTAGGCATTGAAAAAGTAGACTGTAGTTTTATCGAAGTCTCCCATAACTCGTTTTCTTTGAAGGAGAAAACGGGTTatgggagacttctgaaatttcataaataaatatctttttgaGTAAAATGTCATCGTATTTCGAATCTGCCAGAATCTATAGTAAGTTTCATTGCTCTCCTGATACTTGTTTGATATATTAATAGTATATTAAAGGCATTTGTGTCATCATATAATAGGTTACTTGCTTAAGATAAGCAATTACCCATGGTATACTGGGCACTCGTGTTGGACGTATATATGGTCCCCCTATAACTATATCTTGTGGTTATTTAAGTTATTGGGACTTATTAAtcttatataaatgtatgaaatataacGTCTAAAGAGTGTATGTGGATCAAACTTAGCCATTTAACTGTTACTAAGGTCACTGTCTAATGTGTATGGGTACAGAGTAGCCTAGTGAAGGAAAAGGAGGTAAAATTATAGTTTAGGACAAGACAACATTTCTTTgagaaaaacagttttttttttttcagtgtataaTTTGCTTTCAataaatttgacctttatttccactgcaaataaacaAAACTTCTTTTTTCATTAGGAAAAGCTTCTGTCCTAaactatagtaataacaatagtgtAAATATGTATTCGTACCCTGACTAACCCCAGCTTAGGTCTTATAGCAATATTTAGAGCATTATCTTACTCCCGTACTGAAGCCTATAGCATGTTTCTTTAAGCCAATGATCTTAGTCATAATTAGGGTATTGTTCGTCACAGCCGGACGTAGGTTTGATTAAGAATTGGATTAAACGTTATCAGTTGATTTACTGTTTCACCTGACTCATTTGGCATTCTCTTATTGACCCTAAATTAAACCGTCTTCATTTGTTGTCTTGTACTCAACATCCCTTGGGTGGCACGAACGTGGGTTGTAGCGTGTGCTCCCAATAAGTTTGGACCATTTTATGTATTTAATTGTATTACTGTATTTCAAtttaaggggtgtatgtatgatatcggccacttgtatgtattatgtctaacttagaatagggcagtgtaaggggggtcgctggGGGTCGTTAGCCCCTTGTTAGGtaagaaggtaaggacacggcttgtaggttaggttaggggggaaagtttaggttagttgatgtccatttctaatgaacgcatgaggaactggccgctgatatacaaaggctcccaatttAGAAAATAGATTTCTCAGACGATATTCTTTATTTTAGGATTGTACAGTAATAGTACAAATAAGAATTTTAAGGTAATGTCTTGTAGCACAAACTGGAGGGGGAATGTCGGCAAGACTTGAAGGGAAAATAGATTTCCCATtatttgctttttcttgttgcGAGACGATCAAGAGATTTTAGATCACTGGTCGCAATAAGCTTTCCTCCCAGACTCGTAAGACCTTGAAAGGAAACACATCGCGGCTTTGTGCTCATAATCTACCCTGGCATATGCACAGATCGGCCCTGGATTGAGACCAATTAATATTATCAGAGATCTGATTATTCTTCTAAGGACAGAATCTCTGAATTAGGTTAGTTAAGGTTTGGCAAATATCAAAAACAGTTTCTTTTGGGAGCCATCGGTTTCAGCATACCTTGCTCAGCGCTTCAGGGACTGTAACGTTCTTGTTAAAGGGCACGTGCTTTCTTTAGTTAGAGTCAAGGCAGGTAACTTCACACAATCTCTCTGTATCATCGAGATTCCACATCGTCATTCACATCGAGAAGAAGTGTCAAGACTCTCTGCACCGTCCAGTCATGAGGGAGAGCTTATCCTCTCTGGAATACAATCTTTGTACTGTACCTTCTCAGGAGGCTCCGTTTCTTTTCCCGAGATCACGTTTTGGCACGTGTTGCTAACCGGGACTTTTCCAGTCACCACGTCACTCTCCTGCCCCAGAATATTCCCGGTATGTTGCACTGAGGCCAACGTGGAAAAATACTTAGGAAGTCGCCATTATGTAACAGGAATCAATCCACTTGGGAAGACCAATTTGGTACAAAGAAGTTTCGTGTGATAAACATCTCCTTCCCAGAT
Encoded here:
- the LOC137636670 gene encoding uncharacterized protein, coding for MFQRTLILAAISAAFAPGITASITPCHSFSYEVQRVLSPDNPHTFPIVKNFNYIRDSISYTFHLPNLIFRGAFDVHCQSVFDKDFKYHGAIMNFKGPHLGIHTNDALIYNNQPGFFHPLKTSFTSQLFNYTLEFRFEIDSYTSHPLNICLTRDSLQTTFSADGIMTDVGISLDVSNELDDHPDAVVEAINNYLPLFASNLTTILNERLCQDQGIPAPTTVIPTTTHEGSQPLTIRLSPSSSTSPARPTKPRSTSSPQHGFSTPTTRRPPSSSTSPARPTKPRSTSSPQHRFSTPTTRRPPSSSTSPARPTKPKSTSSQPT